A genomic region of Xiphophorus couchianus chromosome 18, X_couchianus-1.0, whole genome shotgun sequence contains the following coding sequences:
- the p4ha3 gene encoding prolyl 4-hydroxylase subunit alpha-3 yields the protein MEAPPAAFRLCCFLAAALAFQAQGEMYTSLQNVRQAIDVERKLIDYLRTYIDSEQQRLEDIKRFHTKVSDLHTELYKGPTAATANPLVAFTLVKRLHSEWLNVVYSNEAQEAAQTLRSRYEEEESHLPKVEDLRGAAKGLMRLQDVYSLQVSSLVEGRFQRASGGGVIDVCSPAVSVSLSGDDCFLVGKVAYEQEDYYHSVQWLEESVRLFRGAAGQWSPENEGTLEDALDHLAFSHFKTGNVSYALSLSHELLHHDPMNGRVLQNVEKYEKLLGSAGPTGESSFRRPGSSFLTTRDTYERLCLTQGSQPMHFENPGLFCDLFTSNNSPALLLQPVRREILSLQPHVELYHDFLTDAEADDIKRLAQPGLKRSVVAAGEKQETADYRISKSAWLKASGSSTVGRLDRRISMVTGLNVTHPYGEFLQVVNYGIGGHYEPHFDHATSPSSPVFKLRTGNRMSTFMIYLSSVEAGGSTAFIYANFSVPVVEKAAIFWWNLHRNGQGDEDTLHAGCPVLIGDKWVANKWIHEYGQEFERRCSLNPEE from the exons ATGGAGGCTCCTCCGGCGGCTTTCCGTCTCTGCTGCTTCCTCGCCGCTGCTCTCGCTTTCCAGGCCCAAGGAGAAATGTACACGTCGCTCCAAAACGTCAGGCAAGCCATTGACGTCGAGAGGAAACTGATCGATTATCTGAGAACTTATATCGACAGCGAGCAGCAGAGACTGGAGGACATCAAGCG GTTTCATACCAAAGTGTCCGACCTCCACACGGAGCTCTACAAAGGCCCCACAGCTGCAACAGCGAACCCACTGGTGGCCTTCACGCTCGTCAAGCGGCTGCATTCGGAGTGGCTGAACGTCGTCTACAGCAACGAAGCTCAAGAAGCCGCTCAAA CCCTCAGGTCCAGATACGAGGAAGAGGAGTCTCACTTGCCCAAAGTGGAAGACCTCCGGGGGGCTGCAAAGGGGCTGATGAGGCTCCAGGATGTGTACTCCCTCCAAGTCTCAAGCCTGGTAGAGGGCCGCTTCCAGAGGGCCAGCGGTGGAGGTGTGATTGACGTCTGCTCGCCTGCTGTGTCTGTCTCGCTGTCTGGTGACGACTGCTTCCTGGTTGGGAAG GTGGCCTATGAGCAGGAAGACTACTACCACTCGGTGCAGTGGTTGGAGGAGTCGGTTCGTCTCTTCAGGGGAGCCGCGGGACAGTGGAGTCCTGAGAACGAAGGGACCTTAGAGGACGCTCTGGATCACCTGGCTTTCTCCCACTTTAAA ACAGGAAATGTCTCGTATGCCTTGAGTTTGTCTCACGAGTTACTGCATCACG atCCAATGAATGGACGGGTGTTGCAGAATGTTGAGAAATATGAGAAGCTGCTGGGTTCTGCAGGTCCGACCGGGGAGAGCAGCTTCAGAAGACCCGGCTCCTCCTTCTTAACCACACGGGACACTTATGAGAGACTGTGCCTGACTCAGGGCTCCCAG CCGATGCACTTTGAAAACCCTGGACTGTTCTGTGACCTCTTCACCAGCAACAACAGCCCtgcgctgctgctgcagcctgtGAGGCGGGAGATCCTGAGCCTGCAGCCTCATGTGGAGCTTTACCACGACTTCCTCACAGACGCCGAGGCGGATGACATCAAGAGGCTCGCCCAGCCTGGC TTGAAGAGATCTGTGGTGGCAGCTGGAGAAAAGCAGGAAACAGCAGATTATCGAATCAgcaagag TGCGTGGCTGAAGGCCTCGGGGAGCTCCACCGTTGGGAGGTTGGACCGAAGGATTTCCATGGTAACGGGTTTGAACGTGACGCACCCGTATGGCGAGTTCCTGCAGGTGGTGAATTATGGGATTGGTGGACACTATGAACCACATTTTGACCACGCCACA TCACCCTCCAGTCCTGTTTTCAAGCTGAGAACTGGGAACCGCATGTCGACCTTCATGATCTAC CTCAGCTCAGTGGAAGCTGGCGGCTCCACAGCCTTCATATATGCCAACTTCAGTGTTCCAGTTGTGGAG AAAGCTGCCATCTTTTGGTGGAACCTCCACAGAAATGGTCAGGGAGATGAAGACACCCTGCATGCTGGCTGCCCGGTGCTCATCGGTGACAAGTGGG TGGCCAACAAATGGATCCACGAGTACGGCCAAGAGTTTGAGCGTCGCTGCAGCCTGAATCCTGAGGAGTGA
- the LOC114162048 gene encoding odorant receptor 131-2-like: protein MQNLSVLSINVSSPKSFSVIIKVCVVIPFFCVFLCIIAVMLQIFASHKQFLDTSRYILFAHMLINDTLQILSSVLLFLCVMGQVKLPLLFCVPLLFVCTCTFQNTTLILAAMSLERYVSIFYPLQRPASWRSDRIWIITLPLWIISFIFAIIELFIGNHSPTVDVLSTSTLCKPTVVNQSPIQGVYRFAVYVLSFAVVSVIILFTYMRIVMETRKMRQDRASVSKAMHTVLLHGFQLLLCLLAFTQPISETLIGLHTNWPAEDVAFFNFFCFILIPRFLSPLIYGFRDQSLRKHIGNRFLRLGMCSPAKFQPLNS from the exons ATGCAGAATCTGTCTGTGCTTTCTATCAACGTATCTTCCCCAAAAAGCTTCTCTGTGATCATCAAGGTGTGTGTGGTAATCCCGTTTTTCTGCGTCTTCCTGTGCATCATCGCTGTCATGCTGCAGATCTTTGCCTCTCATAAACAGTTTTTGGACACTTCCCGTTACATCCTGTTTGCACACATGCTGATCAATGACACCCTGCAGATCCTGTCCTCTGTGCTGCTCTTCCTCTGTGTGATGGGTCAGGTCAAGTTACCTCTTCTGTTCTGTGTCCCTCTGCTCTTTGTGTGCACCTGTACCTTTCAGAACACCACTTTGATCCTGGCTGCCATGTCACTGGAGCGATATGTTTCCATTTTCTATCCTCTGCAGCGCCCGGCCTCCTGGCGCTCAGACCGCATCTGGATCATTACTTTGCCTCTGTGGATCATCAGCTTCATATTCGCCATTATTGAGCTTTTCATTGGGAACCACAGTCCCACTGTAGATGTCCTCTCTACCAGCACGCTTTGCAAACCTACAGTTGTCAACCAGTCTCCAATCCAGGGAGTTTATCGGTTTGCTGTGTATGTACTTTCCTTTGCAGTGGTAAGTGTTATCATCCTCTTCACCTATATGAGGATTGTGATGGAAACCAGGAAGATGCGGCAGGACAGAGCTTCAGTGAGCAAAGCCATGCACACTGTGCTGCTGCACggcttccagctgctgctgtgctTGCTGGCTTTCACCCAGCCCATCTCTGAAACTCTCATTGGGCTCCACACAAACTGGCCGGCTGAGGATGTCgccttttttaatttcttctgcttCATCCTGATACCTCGCTTTCTCAGTCCGCTAATTTATGGCTTCAGGGACCAGAGTCTGAGAAAGCACATTGGGAACAGATTCCTTAGACTTGG GATGTGTTCTCCCGCCAAGTTTCAACCACTGAACAGCTGA
- the LOC114133282 gene encoding odorant receptor 131-2-like produces MQNRTELSVNEASPKSFSVIIKVCVVIPLFCVFLCIIAVMLQIFASHKQFLDTSRYILFAHMLINDTLQILSSVLLFLCVMGQVKLPLLFCVNLLFVSTGTFQNTTLILAAMSLERYVSIFYPLQRPASWRSDRIWIIILPLWIISFTFPVIEFSIGKHTLTVDVLSTNILCKPTIINSSPIQGVYRFVVNVLSFAVVSVIILFTYVRIVMETRKMRQDRASVSKAMHTVLLHGFQLLLCLLAFTQPISETLIGLHTNWLAEDVAFFNYFCFILIPRFLSPLIYGFRDQSLKKHIENRFLCCSKRDKPFFK; encoded by the coding sequence ATGCAGAACCGGACTGAACTTTCTGTCAATGAAGCTTCCCCAAAAAGCTTCTCTGTGATCATCAAGGTGTGTGTGGTAATCCCGTTGTTCTGCGTCTTCCTGTGCATCATCGCTGTCATGCTGCAGATCTTTGCCTCTCATAAACAGTTTTTGGACACTTCCCGTTACATCCTGTTTGCACACATGCTGATCAACGACACCCTGCAGATCCTGTCCTCTGTGCTGCTCTTCCTCTGTGTGATGGGTCAGGTCAAGTTACCTCTTCTGTTCTGTGTCAATCTGCTCTTTGTATCTACCGGTACCTTCCAGAATACCACTTTGATCCTGGCTGCCATGTCACTGGAGCGATATGTTTCCATTTTCTATCCTCTGCAGCGCCCGGCCTCCTGGCGCTCAGACCGTATCTGGATCATTATTCTGCCTCTGTGGATCATCAGCTTCACATTCCCGGTCATTGAGTTTTCCATTGGGAAGCATACTCTGACTGTAGATGTCCTCTCTACCAACATCCTCTGCAAACCTACTATTATTAACTCATCGCCGATCCAGGGAGTTTATCGGTTTGTTGTGAATGTACTTTCCTTTGCAGTGGTAAGTGTTATCATCCTCTTCACCTATGTAAGGATTGTGATGGAAACTAGGAAGATGCGGCAGGACAGAGCTTCAGTGAGCAAAGCCATGCACACTGTGCTGCTGCACggcttccagctgctgctgtgctTGCTGGCTTTCACCCAGCCCATCTCTGAAACTCTCATTGGGCTCCACACTAACTGGCTGGCTGAGGATGTCgccttttttaattatttctgtttcatcctGATACCTCGCTTTCTCAGTCCGCTCATTTATGGCTTCAGGGACCAGAGTCTGAAAAAGCACATTGAGAACAGATTCCTCTGCTGCTCAAAGAGAGATAAGCCCTTCTTCAAATAG
- the LOC114133281 gene encoding odorant receptor 131-2-like isoform X2 translates to MQNLSVLSVNETSPKSFSVIIKMMINDTLQILSSVLLFLCVMGQVKLPLLFCVPLLFVCTCTFLNTTLILAAMSLERYVAIFYPLQRPASWRSDRIWIIILPLWIISFIFPIIEFSIGKYSPIVDVLFTNMLCKGTVINSSLIQELYRFAVYVLSFAVVSVIILFTYVRIVMETRKMRQDRASVSKAMHTVLLHGFQLLLCLLAFTMPISETLIGLHTNWLAEDVAFFNYFCFILIPRFLSPLIYGFRDQSLKKHIGNRFLCCSKKRKPFFK, encoded by the exons ATGCAGAATCTGTCTGTGCTTTCTGTCAATGAAACTTCCCCAAAAAGCTTCTCTGTGATCATCAAG ATGATGATCAACGACACCCTGCAGATCCTGTCCTCTGTGCTGCTCTTCCTCTGTGTGATGGGTCAGGTCAAGTTACCTCTTCTGTTCTGTGTCCCTCTGCTCTTTGTGTGCACCTGTACCTTTCTGAACACCACTTTGATCCTGGCTGCCATGTCACTGGAACGATATGTTGCCATTTTCTATCCTCTGCAGCGCCCGGCCTCCTGGCGCTCAGACCGCATCTGGATCATTATTCTGCCTCTGTGGATCATCAGCTTCATATTCCCCATTATTGAGTTTTCTATCGGGAAGTACAGTCCCATTGTAGATGTCCTTTTTACAAACATGCTTTGCAAAGGTACTGTTATTAACTCATCCCTAATCCAGGAACTGTATCGGTTTGCTGTGTATGTACTTTCCTTTGCAGTGGTAAGTGTTATCATCCTCTTCACCTATGTAAGGATTGTGATGGAAACCAGGAAGATGCGGCAGGACAGAGCTTCAGTGAGCAAAGCCATGCACACTGTGCTGCTGCACggcttccagctgctgctgtgctTGCTGGCTTTCACTATGCCCATCTCTGAAACTCTTATTGGGCTCCACACTAACTGGCTGGCTGAGGATGTCgccttttttaattatttctgtttcatcctGATACCTCGCTTTCTCAGTCCGCTCATTTATGGCTTCAGGGACCAGAGTCTGAAAAAGCACATTGGGAACAGATTCCTCTGCTgctcaaagaaaagaaaacccttTTTTAAATAG
- the LOC114133281 gene encoding odorant receptor 131-2-like isoform X1 translates to MQNLSVLSVNETSPKSFSVIIKVCVVIPLFCVFLYFIAVMLQIFASHRQFLDTSRYILFAQMMINDTLQILSSVLLFLCVMGQVKLPLLFCVPLLFVCTCTFLNTTLILAAMSLERYVAIFYPLQRPASWRSDRIWIIILPLWIISFIFPIIEFSIGKYSPIVDVLFTNMLCKGTVINSSLIQELYRFAVYVLSFAVVSVIILFTYVRIVMETRKMRQDRASVSKAMHTVLLHGFQLLLCLLAFTMPISETLIGLHTNWLAEDVAFFNYFCFILIPRFLSPLIYGFRDQSLKKHIGNRFLCCSKKRKPFFK, encoded by the coding sequence ATGCAGAATCTGTCTGTGCTTTCTGTCAATGAAACTTCCCCAAAAAGCTTCTCTGTGATCATCAAGGTGTGTGTGGTAATCCCGTTGTTCTGCGTCTTCCTGTACTTCATCGCTGTCATGCTGCAGATCTTTGCCTCTCACAGACAGTTTTTGGACACTTCCCGTTACATCCTGTTTGCACAGATGATGATCAACGACACCCTGCAGATCCTGTCCTCTGTGCTGCTCTTCCTCTGTGTGATGGGTCAGGTCAAGTTACCTCTTCTGTTCTGTGTCCCTCTGCTCTTTGTGTGCACCTGTACCTTTCTGAACACCACTTTGATCCTGGCTGCCATGTCACTGGAACGATATGTTGCCATTTTCTATCCTCTGCAGCGCCCGGCCTCCTGGCGCTCAGACCGCATCTGGATCATTATTCTGCCTCTGTGGATCATCAGCTTCATATTCCCCATTATTGAGTTTTCTATCGGGAAGTACAGTCCCATTGTAGATGTCCTTTTTACAAACATGCTTTGCAAAGGTACTGTTATTAACTCATCCCTAATCCAGGAACTGTATCGGTTTGCTGTGTATGTACTTTCCTTTGCAGTGGTAAGTGTTATCATCCTCTTCACCTATGTAAGGATTGTGATGGAAACCAGGAAGATGCGGCAGGACAGAGCTTCAGTGAGCAAAGCCATGCACACTGTGCTGCTGCACggcttccagctgctgctgtgctTGCTGGCTTTCACTATGCCCATCTCTGAAACTCTTATTGGGCTCCACACTAACTGGCTGGCTGAGGATGTCgccttttttaattatttctgtttcatcctGATACCTCGCTTTCTCAGTCCGCTCATTTATGGCTTCAGGGACCAGAGTCTGAAAAAGCACATTGGGAACAGATTCCTCTGCTgctcaaagaaaagaaaacccttTTTTAAATAG
- the LOC114133284 gene encoding diablo homolog, mitochondrial-like isoform X2, which translates to MQAVRRCSACAKHAAGGLVQNQEVSLLQRRGAACIRYLSTSEKRSGVQKPGEMTNPTHISLASLSVGHGLWQVEDLSHNSLIRRAASVLTDSSSSFLSQATLALTDALTDYSKAVHSRIIFQKRYLASVGKMSPSEEESLQRAISGWRSEAAERLNECKHYDSTWIKAVNLCKMAAEAAYSSGAHQASILVQTNIQVAQSQVEEARKLSSEADKKLAETKVEEIQRMAEYSAFLEGSEEHEVHEAYLRED; encoded by the exons ATGCAAGCCGTTCGTCGGTGTTCAGCGTGTGCAAAACATGCTGCAGGAGGACTGGTACAAAACCAAGAGGTTTCCCTGTTGCAAAGGAGAGGAGCAGCCTGCATCCGCTACCTCAG TACTTCTGAGAAGAGGTCTGGAGTTCAGAAACCTGGAGAGATGACGAACCCGACTCACATCAGCCTGGCCTCATTAAGTGTCGGCCATGGGCTTTGG cagGTTGAGGATCTTTCCCATAACTCTCTGATCAGGAGAGCTGCCTCAGTGCTGACAGACAGCTCCAGTTCTTTCCTCTCTCAGGCCACCCTGGCTCTCACCGATGCGCTGACAGACTACTCAAAG GCTGTGCACTCACGCATCATTTTCCAAAAGAGATATCTTGCATCCGTGGGCAAGATGAGTCCATCAGAGGAGGAATCCCTCCAGCGGGCGATCAGTGGCTGGCGTTCAGAG GCTGCTGAGAGACTGAATGAATGTAAGCATTATGACTCGACCTGGATTAAAGCTGTCAACCTCTGTAAAATGGCAGCTGAGGCAGCATACTCCTCAG GAGCCCATCAAGCGTCCATCCTGGTCCAAACAAATATTCAGGTGGCCCAGTCGCAAGTGGAGGAGGCACGGAAACTGTCATCAGAGGCAGATAAGAAGCTGGCCGAGACTAAAGTGGAGGAGATCCAGCGAATGGCCGAATATTCAGCTTTTCTAGAGGGCAGCGAGGAGCATGAGGTGCATGAGGCTTATCTACGGGAGGACTGA
- the LOC114133284 gene encoding diablo homolog, mitochondrial-like isoform X1: MQAVRRCSACAKHAAGGLVQNQEVSLLQRRGAACIRYLSTSEKRSGVQKPGEMTNPTHISLASLSVGHGLWVSQRLNQVEDLSHNSLIRRAASVLTDSSSSFLSQATLALTDALTDYSKAVHSRIIFQKRYLASVGKMSPSEEESLQRAISGWRSEAAERLNECKHYDSTWIKAVNLCKMAAEAAYSSGAHQASILVQTNIQVAQSQVEEARKLSSEADKKLAETKVEEIQRMAEYSAFLEGSEEHEVHEAYLRED; encoded by the exons ATGCAAGCCGTTCGTCGGTGTTCAGCGTGTGCAAAACATGCTGCAGGAGGACTGGTACAAAACCAAGAGGTTTCCCTGTTGCAAAGGAGAGGAGCAGCCTGCATCCGCTACCTCAG TACTTCTGAGAAGAGGTCTGGAGTTCAGAAACCTGGAGAGATGACGAACCCGACTCACATCAGCCTGGCCTCATTAAGTGTCGGCCATGGGCTTTGGGTGAGTCAAAGActcaat cagGTTGAGGATCTTTCCCATAACTCTCTGATCAGGAGAGCTGCCTCAGTGCTGACAGACAGCTCCAGTTCTTTCCTCTCTCAGGCCACCCTGGCTCTCACCGATGCGCTGACAGACTACTCAAAG GCTGTGCACTCACGCATCATTTTCCAAAAGAGATATCTTGCATCCGTGGGCAAGATGAGTCCATCAGAGGAGGAATCCCTCCAGCGGGCGATCAGTGGCTGGCGTTCAGAG GCTGCTGAGAGACTGAATGAATGTAAGCATTATGACTCGACCTGGATTAAAGCTGTCAACCTCTGTAAAATGGCAGCTGAGGCAGCATACTCCTCAG GAGCCCATCAAGCGTCCATCCTGGTCCAAACAAATATTCAGGTGGCCCAGTCGCAAGTGGAGGAGGCACGGAAACTGTCATCAGAGGCAGATAAGAAGCTGGCCGAGACTAAAGTGGAGGAGATCCAGCGAATGGCCGAATATTCAGCTTTTCTAGAGGGCAGCGAGGAGCATGAGGTGCATGAGGCTTATCTACGGGAGGACTGA
- the LOC114133284 gene encoding diablo homolog, mitochondrial-like isoform X3 gives MQAVRRCSACAKHAAGGLVQNQEVSLLQRRGAACIRYLSTSEKRSGVQKPGEMTNPTHISLASQVEDLSHNSLIRRAASVLTDSSSSFLSQATLALTDALTDYSKAVHSRIIFQKRYLASVGKMSPSEEESLQRAISGWRSEAAERLNECKHYDSTWIKAVNLCKMAAEAAYSSGAHQASILVQTNIQVAQSQVEEARKLSSEADKKLAETKVEEIQRMAEYSAFLEGSEEHEVHEAYLRED, from the exons ATGCAAGCCGTTCGTCGGTGTTCAGCGTGTGCAAAACATGCTGCAGGAGGACTGGTACAAAACCAAGAGGTTTCCCTGTTGCAAAGGAGAGGAGCAGCCTGCATCCGCTACCTCAG TACTTCTGAGAAGAGGTCTGGAGTTCAGAAACCTGGAGAGATGACGAACCCGACTCACATCAGCCTGGCCTCA cagGTTGAGGATCTTTCCCATAACTCTCTGATCAGGAGAGCTGCCTCAGTGCTGACAGACAGCTCCAGTTCTTTCCTCTCTCAGGCCACCCTGGCTCTCACCGATGCGCTGACAGACTACTCAAAG GCTGTGCACTCACGCATCATTTTCCAAAAGAGATATCTTGCATCCGTGGGCAAGATGAGTCCATCAGAGGAGGAATCCCTCCAGCGGGCGATCAGTGGCTGGCGTTCAGAG GCTGCTGAGAGACTGAATGAATGTAAGCATTATGACTCGACCTGGATTAAAGCTGTCAACCTCTGTAAAATGGCAGCTGAGGCAGCATACTCCTCAG GAGCCCATCAAGCGTCCATCCTGGTCCAAACAAATATTCAGGTGGCCCAGTCGCAAGTGGAGGAGGCACGGAAACTGTCATCAGAGGCAGATAAGAAGCTGGCCGAGACTAAAGTGGAGGAGATCCAGCGAATGGCCGAATATTCAGCTTTTCTAGAGGGCAGCGAGGAGCATGAGGTGCATGAGGCTTATCTACGGGAGGACTGA
- the LOC114133283 gene encoding odorant receptor 131-2-like has translation MSNNSSVAVGSFQQQISFRVLLVQILVAIFLCINMLLIVTFFKKECFHTSTRYILFAVMLMSDSFVLILSNVLVIINFLQFTIQVWLCTVISIVTLLYVAVTPVTLTAMTLERYVAICLPLRHAELCSTRRSMHCILVIHGISSVPSMLNLSIFFATASLGLYEQRALCSVEIFILQPWQRHFRSAISQLYFFIMCIIIVFCYIQIVKVAKAASGENKQSTQKGMRTVILHAFQLLLCLILLWNPFTEAAALKVDVNLFLNIQYFNYIVFSLAPRCLSPLVYGLRDEMFFLALKNYICFCFRKRFTV, from the coding sequence atgtctaATAACAGCTCTGTTGCTGTTGGCTCTTTCCAGCAACAGATAAGCTTCCGTGTTTTGCTCGTTCAGATTTTGGTGGCTATTTTTCTGTGCATCAACATGTTGCTCATTGTGACGTTCTTCAAGAAGGAGTGCTTCCACACCAGCACTCggtatattttatttgctgtgatgttgaTGTCGGACAGTTTTGTGCTAATCCTATCTAATGTTTTGGTAATTATCAACTTTCTTCAGTTCACCATACAGGTGTGGTTGTGTACCGTCATTTCCATTGTCACGTTGCTCTATGTTGCGGTCACACCTGTGACTCTGACAGCTATGACTCTGGAGCGTTACGTGGCCATTTGCCTGCCACTGCGGCACGCAGAGCTCTGCTCCACACGCAGGTCAATGCACTGCATCCTCGTCATTCACGGTATCAGCTCCGTTCCCTCCATGTTGAATCTCTCCATATTCTTTGCAACGGCGTCGTTGGGCCTTTACGAACAAAGGGCGTTGTGTTCAGTGGAGATATTCATTTTACAACCGTGGCAACGTCACTTTAGGTCTGCCATAAGTCAACTTTACTTTTTCATCATGTGCATCATCATAGTTTTCTGCTACATTCAGATTGTCAAAGTGGCCAAAGCTGCATCTGGAGAGAATAAACAGTCGACACAGAAAGGAATGAGAACCGTGATTCTTCACGccttccagctgctgctctgcctCATCCTGCTATGGAACCCGTTCACTGAAGCTGCTGCGCTTAAAGttgatgttaatttatttttgaatatccaatattttaattacataGTATTTAGCCTCGCACCGAGATGTCTGAGTCCTCTGGTTTATGGGCTCAgggatgaaatgttttttcttgcacttaaaaattatatttgcttCTGTTTTCGTAAAAGATTCACAGTCTGA
- the LOC114161542 gene encoding odorant receptor 131-2-like isoform X1 codes for MQNLSVLSVNETSPKSFSVIIKVCVVIPLFCVFLYFIAVMLQIFASHRQFLDTSRYILFAQMMINDTLQILSSVLLFLCVMGQVKLPLLFCVPLLFVCTCTFQNTTLILAAMSLERYVAIFYPLQRPASWRSDRIWIIILPLWIISFIFPIIEFSIGKYSPIVDVLFTNMLCKGTVINSSLIQELYRFAVYVLSFAVVSVIILFTYVRIVMETRKMRQDRASVSKAMHTVLLHGFQLLLCLLAFTMPISETLIGLHTNWLAEDVAFFNYFCFILIPRFLSPLIYGFRDQSLKKHIGNRFLCCSKKRKPFFK; via the coding sequence ATGCAGAATCTGTCTGTGCTTTCTGTCAATGAAACTTCCCCAAAAAGCTTCTCTGTGATCATCAAGGTGTGTGTGGTAATCCCGTTGTTCTGCGTCTTCCTGTACTTCATCGCTGTCATGCTGCAGATCTTTGCCTCTCACAGACAGTTTTTGGACACTTCCCGTTACATCCTGTTTGCACAGATGATGATCAACGACACCCTGCAGATCCTGTCCTCTGTGCTGCTCTTCCTCTGTGTGATGGGTCAGGTCAAGTTACCTCTTCTGTTCTGTGTCCCTCTGCTCTTTGTGTGCACCTGTACCTTTCAGAACACCACTTTGATCCTGGCTGCCATGTCACTGGAGCGATATGTTGCCATTTTCTATCCTCTGCAGCGCCCGGCCTCCTGGCGCTCAGACCGCATCTGGATCATTATTCTGCCTCTGTGGATCATCAGCTTCATATTCCCCATTATTGAGTTTTCTATCGGGAAGTACAGTCCCATTGTAGATGTCCTTTTTACAAACATGCTTTGCAAAGGTACTGTTATTAACTCATCCCTAATCCAGGAACTGTATCGGTTTGCTGTGTATGTACTTTCCTTTGCAGTGGTAAGTGTTATCATCCTCTTCACCTATGTAAGGATTGTGATGGAAACCAGGAAGATGCGGCAGGACAGAGCTTCAGTGAGCAAAGCCATGCACACTGTGCTGCTGCACggcttccagctgctgctgtgctTGCTGGCTTTCACTATGCCCATCTCTGAAACTCTTATTGGGCTCCACACTAACTGGCTGGCTGAGGATGTCgccttttttaattatttctgtttcatcctGATACCTCGCTTTCTCAGTCCGCTCATTTATGGCTTCAGGGACCAGAGTCTGAAAAAGCACATTGGGAACAGATTCCTCTGCTgctcaaagaaaagaaaacccttTTTTAAATAG
- the LOC114161542 gene encoding odorant receptor 131-2-like isoform X2 yields the protein MQNLSVLSVNETSPKSFSVIIKMMINDTLQILSSVLLFLCVMGQVKLPLLFCVPLLFVCTCTFQNTTLILAAMSLERYVAIFYPLQRPASWRSDRIWIIILPLWIISFIFPIIEFSIGKYSPIVDVLFTNMLCKGTVINSSLIQELYRFAVYVLSFAVVSVIILFTYVRIVMETRKMRQDRASVSKAMHTVLLHGFQLLLCLLAFTMPISETLIGLHTNWLAEDVAFFNYFCFILIPRFLSPLIYGFRDQSLKKHIGNRFLCCSKKRKPFFK from the exons ATGCAGAATCTGTCTGTGCTTTCTGTCAATGAAACTTCCCCAAAAAGCTTCTCTGTGATCATCAAG ATGATGATCAACGACACCCTGCAGATCCTGTCCTCTGTGCTGCTCTTCCTCTGTGTGATGGGTCAGGTCAAGTTACCTCTTCTGTTCTGTGTCCCTCTGCTCTTTGTGTGCACCTGTACCTTTCAGAACACCACTTTGATCCTGGCTGCCATGTCACTGGAGCGATATGTTGCCATTTTCTATCCTCTGCAGCGCCCGGCCTCCTGGCGCTCAGACCGCATCTGGATCATTATTCTGCCTCTGTGGATCATCAGCTTCATATTCCCCATTATTGAGTTTTCTATCGGGAAGTACAGTCCCATTGTAGATGTCCTTTTTACAAACATGCTTTGCAAAGGTACTGTTATTAACTCATCCCTAATCCAGGAACTGTATCGGTTTGCTGTGTATGTACTTTCCTTTGCAGTGGTAAGTGTTATCATCCTCTTCACCTATGTAAGGATTGTGATGGAAACCAGGAAGATGCGGCAGGACAGAGCTTCAGTGAGCAAAGCCATGCACACTGTGCTGCTGCACggcttccagctgctgctgtgctTGCTGGCTTTCACTATGCCCATCTCTGAAACTCTTATTGGGCTCCACACTAACTGGCTGGCTGAGGATGTCgccttttttaattatttctgtttcatcctGATACCTCGCTTTCTCAGTCCGCTCATTTATGGCTTCAGGGACCAGAGTCTGAAAAAGCACATTGGGAACAGATTCCTCTGCTgctcaaagaaaagaaaacccttTTTTAAATAG